From a single Mucilaginibacter terrenus genomic region:
- a CDS encoding amino acid permease produces MKLFVKKSIEQLTNTADGEGSLKRTLGASSLIALGIGAIIGAGLFVRTAAAAGEHAGSAVTLSFIVAAIGCAFAGLCYAEFASIIPIAGSAYTYAYATMGEIVAWIIGWALILEYALGAATVAISWSEYANKLLGGGIPYEWCHSPMESIMVNGQSVHGIANLPALLILVILSLLLIKGTQESATVNGIIVFIKVAIVLVFIAIGWQYINPANHTPYLIPANAPDIIQQDGKAYSYAPFFNHGWGGIISGAGVVFFAFIGFDAVSTAAQEAKNPKRDMPIGILGSLVVCTILYILFSWVLTGVAPYTDFMKSGKEASVAYAISHYMHGYGWLSTLVTVAILAGFSSVILVMLMGQSRVFYTMSTDGLLPKIFSDLHPKFKTPYKSNMILFIFVGAFAAFVPGSVAGDLTSIGTLFAFILVCVGVILLRKTDPNLPRPFKTPLVPLVPILGVIVCAGMIVGLPRETQLSALVWMVLGLLIYFGYSKKNSKLGSAADILPTASDFEKR; encoded by the coding sequence ATGAAGTTATTCGTAAAGAAGTCTATTGAACAACTAACCAATACGGCTGACGGTGAAGGGAGCTTGAAACGTACGCTTGGGGCGAGCAGCCTTATTGCGTTGGGTATTGGAGCAATCATTGGTGCAGGTTTGTTTGTAAGAACTGCTGCTGCTGCGGGTGAGCACGCTGGTTCTGCTGTAACACTGTCATTTATAGTAGCAGCAATTGGTTGCGCGTTTGCAGGCCTTTGCTACGCTGAATTTGCCTCTATCATCCCTATTGCCGGTAGTGCTTACACTTACGCGTATGCAACAATGGGCGAAATAGTTGCATGGATTATTGGCTGGGCATTGATATTGGAGTATGCACTCGGTGCAGCAACAGTAGCCATCAGCTGGAGTGAATATGCCAACAAGCTTCTCGGCGGGGGAATACCTTACGAATGGTGTCACTCCCCAATGGAATCTATTATGGTGAATGGACAAAGCGTACATGGTATTGCTAACCTTCCTGCCTTGTTAATACTAGTGATTCTATCCCTTTTACTTATAAAAGGAACGCAGGAGTCTGCAACAGTTAACGGTATCATCGTATTTATCAAAGTTGCTATCGTACTGGTGTTTATCGCTATAGGCTGGCAGTATATTAACCCGGCTAACCACACACCATACCTGATTCCTGCTAATGCGCCGGATATCATACAACAGGATGGAAAAGCTTACTCATACGCTCCATTCTTTAATCATGGCTGGGGTGGTATCATCAGCGGGGCCGGAGTTGTATTTTTTGCATTTATTGGTTTCGATGCGGTATCAACTGCAGCCCAGGAAGCAAAAAACCCTAAACGTGATATGCCAATAGGTATATTAGGTTCGTTAGTGGTTTGTACTATACTGTATATATTATTTTCATGGGTATTAACAGGTGTTGCACCGTACACAGATTTCATGAAATCTGGTAAAGAGGCTTCTGTAGCTTATGCAATCAGTCACTACATGCACGGGTATGGATGGCTATCTACATTAGTAACTGTAGCTATTTTGGCCGGTTTTTCTTCAGTTATCCTGGTAATGCTTATGGGGCAATCAAGGGTGTTTTACACCATGTCAACTGACGGCTTGCTTCCAAAAATATTTTCAGACCTTCACCCTAAATTCAAAACGCCTTACAAGAGCAACATGATCCTCTTCATATTTGTTGGCGCGTTTGCTGCGTTTGTTCCGGGTAGCGTTGCCGGGGATTTAACTTCGATAGGTACATTATTTGCGTTCATATTAGTTTGTGTTGGGGTTATTTTACTCCGTAAAACTGACCCTAATCTGCCAAGGCCGTTCAAAACACCACTTGTTCCACTAGTGCCAATCCTGGGTGTGATCGTATGCGCGGGGATGATTGTAGGTCTGCCACGCGAGACTCAATTAAGCGCTTTAGTTTGGATGGTTTTAGGTTTGCTTATTTATTTCGGTTATAGCAAGAAGAACAGTAAACTAGGTTCTGCCGCAGATATCCTGCCTACTGCGTCTGATTTCGAAAAACGGTAA
- a CDS encoding RsmB/NOP family class I SAM-dependent RNA methyltransferase, producing the protein MKAVNQLKTFQRILGEYPAETPLGKFLPGFYRQNKQMGSTDRRVAGRLIYNYFRLGKALPNLNAEDRLMVAEFLCNTQTNSFLQHFKPDWAACIGFSIEEKITLVKSQYPDFKLEDVFPWSSQLSTDVDREAFLKSFFVQPDLYIRVQKGFEAQVKAELTKAEIPFKDEGNNCLSMPNGTRLDAIFPKQHWFEVQDYSSQQTANYFKPEKWDSWWDACAASGGKSLLLHSLQPDIKLVVSDIRESILANLDERFQQAGLRKYQKKLIDLTQNNEQVLYNYEFDGIILDAPCSGSGTWGRTPEMISQFDYQRAEFFKRLQQSIIRNVVKHLKPGKPIIYITCSAFKAENEDAVNFMTKELGLQLEEMQVLKGYERKADTMFVARLTAAVPPSYADEVLE; encoded by the coding sequence ATGAAAGCGGTAAACCAGCTTAAAACGTTTCAGCGCATTTTGGGTGAGTATCCGGCTGAAACACCTTTAGGCAAATTTTTACCCGGCTTTTATAGGCAGAACAAGCAAATGGGCTCCACTGACAGAAGAGTGGCAGGACGGCTTATCTATAACTACTTCCGGCTTGGAAAAGCACTTCCAAACTTAAATGCTGAAGATAGGTTGATGGTTGCCGAGTTCCTTTGCAATACGCAGACAAACTCATTTTTACAACATTTTAAACCTGATTGGGCTGCATGCATTGGGTTCAGCATTGAGGAGAAGATAACGCTTGTAAAAAGCCAGTACCCCGACTTTAAACTCGAAGATGTTTTCCCATGGTCTTCACAGTTATCTACAGACGTTGATCGCGAAGCCTTTTTGAAGTCTTTTTTTGTTCAGCCGGATCTTTATATCCGGGTGCAAAAAGGCTTTGAGGCACAGGTGAAAGCGGAACTTACCAAAGCCGAGATACCGTTTAAGGATGAAGGGAACAACTGCCTGTCCATGCCTAATGGAACCAGGCTGGATGCTATTTTCCCGAAGCAACACTGGTTTGAGGTGCAGGACTATTCTTCCCAGCAAACGGCTAATTACTTTAAACCTGAAAAATGGGATAGCTGGTGGGATGCATGCGCAGCTTCCGGTGGGAAATCGTTATTGCTGCACAGCCTGCAGCCGGATATAAAGTTAGTTGTATCAGACATACGGGAATCTATTCTTGCTAATCTTGATGAGCGTTTTCAGCAGGCTGGACTAAGAAAATATCAAAAGAAACTTATAGATCTTACTCAAAACAATGAGCAGGTACTATACAATTACGAGTTTGACGGCATCATACTAGATGCACCTTGCAGTGGTAGCGGCACCTGGGGCCGTACGCCGGAGATGATCAGTCAGTTCGACTACCAACGCGCTGAGTTTTTCAAGCGCTTGCAGCAAAGCATTATTCGCAACGTGGTAAAGCATCTCAAGCCTGGCAAACCTATTATCTATATTACTTGTTCAGCATTCAAAGCTGAAAACGAGGATGCTGTAAACTTCATGACCAAAGAATTGGGATTACAGCTGGAGGAAATGCAGGTGTTAAAAGGGTATGAACGTAAAGCAGATACCATGTTTGTAGCAAGGTTAACGGCAGCCGTACCGCCGTCTTATGCTGACGAAGTGCTGGAGTAA
- a CDS encoding sodium-translocating pyrophosphatase, whose amino-acid sequence MDLLNNYLIYLIPVFGLVGILVMAIKASWVTKQDAGDGEMTLLSGYIADGAMAFLRAEWKILSYFVVVAGLLLAWSGTTVTNSSWIIAISFLIGAFLSAFAGYIGMRIATKANVRTTQAARTSLAQALKVSFTGGTVMGLGVAGLAIIGLGSLFIVFYTMFVKNVTGSSVNGDEMAKALEVLAGFSLGAESIALFARVGGGIYTKAADVGADLVGKVEAGIPEDDVRNPATIADNVGDNVGDVAGMGADLFGSYVATMLATMVLGREIVSHDNFGGIAPVLLPMVIAGLGLIFSIVGAAFVRIKKETDSVQSALNIGNWASIVLTAIATYFLVQWMLPADSFHMLRDEDANHAVKAGSLVFTKNGVFGSILVGLVVGTLMSIITEYYTAMGKRPVMSIIRQSATGHATNIIGGLAIGMESTVLPILVLAAGIYGSYFFAGLYGVAIAAAGMMATTAMQLAIDAFGPIADNAGGIAEMSRLPEEVRHRTDNLDAVGNTTAATGKGFAIASAALTSLALFAAFVGVAGIEHIDIYKANVLAGLFVGGMIPFIFSALCISAVGRAAMAMVEEVRRQFREIPGIMEYKAKPEYEKCVAISTKASIREMVAPGLIALITPIVIGFLFGPEVLGGLLAGVTVSGVLMGIFQSNAGGAWDNAKKSFEKGVEINGEIYYKKSEPHKASVTGDTVGDPFKDTSGPSMNILIKLMSIVSLVIAPHLNNFDNTNSRVQKQEKVQSMNVHVIKTDKKV is encoded by the coding sequence ATGGATCTCTTGAACAATTACTTAATTTACCTTATTCCCGTTTTTGGCCTTGTGGGAATCCTTGTGATGGCAATTAAAGCCAGCTGGGTTACCAAGCAGGATGCGGGCGACGGCGAAATGACCTTGCTTTCGGGCTATATTGCCGATGGGGCAATGGCTTTCCTGCGCGCCGAGTGGAAGATACTCAGCTACTTTGTGGTTGTTGCGGGCCTGCTGCTGGCATGGTCTGGCACAACGGTAACAAACTCCAGTTGGATAATTGCTATATCGTTCCTCATAGGCGCGTTTCTTTCCGCATTTGCAGGCTACATTGGTATGCGTATAGCTACCAAGGCAAACGTTCGTACCACCCAGGCGGCGCGCACCAGTCTTGCGCAAGCGCTTAAGGTGTCGTTTACAGGCGGTACTGTAATGGGCTTAGGTGTGGCGGGTTTAGCTATAATTGGCCTTGGATCGTTGTTCATTGTATTTTATACAATGTTTGTTAAAAATGTGACAGGCTCCTCTGTAAATGGCGACGAAATGGCTAAAGCACTTGAGGTGTTGGCGGGCTTTTCGCTCGGTGCCGAATCAATTGCCTTGTTTGCCCGTGTTGGCGGCGGTATATATACCAAGGCTGCCGACGTAGGTGCCGACCTGGTTGGTAAGGTGGAGGCAGGCATCCCTGAGGACGACGTACGTAACCCCGCAACTATTGCAGATAACGTAGGGGATAACGTTGGCGACGTTGCAGGTATGGGTGCCGACCTTTTTGGCTCTTATGTAGCCACAATGCTGGCTACCATGGTGCTGGGCCGCGAGATAGTTTCTCATGACAACTTTGGCGGTATAGCCCCGGTATTGTTACCAATGGTAATTGCTGGCTTAGGGCTCATCTTCTCCATTGTAGGTGCCGCTTTCGTTAGGATCAAGAAAGAAACAGATAGCGTACAAAGCGCACTTAATATTGGCAATTGGGCATCTATTGTGCTTACTGCTATTGCAACATATTTCTTAGTACAGTGGATGTTGCCTGCAGACAGCTTCCATATGCTGCGTGATGAGGACGCAAACCACGCCGTAAAAGCGGGTTCGCTGGTTTTCACTAAGAATGGTGTTTTTGGGTCTATACTGGTAGGCCTCGTTGTAGGTACGCTAATGTCTATCATTACGGAGTATTATACTGCTATGGGCAAACGCCCGGTGATGAGTATTATCAGGCAGTCTGCTACAGGCCATGCAACTAACATCATAGGAGGTTTAGCCATAGGTATGGAATCTACCGTGCTGCCGATCCTCGTATTGGCTGCCGGTATTTACGGGTCTTACTTTTTCGCAGGTTTGTATGGTGTGGCAATTGCCGCCGCCGGCATGATGGCTACTACTGCCATGCAACTAGCTATAGATGCCTTTGGCCCGATTGCAGATAACGCAGGTGGTATTGCCGAAATGAGCCGTTTACCTGAAGAGGTTCGTCACCGTACAGATAATCTGGATGCCGTGGGTAACACTACCGCTGCTACAGGTAAAGGTTTTGCTATTGCTTCTGCTGCACTAACATCACTTGCGCTTTTTGCTGCATTCGTGGGTGTCGCAGGTATAGAGCATATCGATATCTATAAAGCTAACGTGCTTGCCGGCTTGTTTGTAGGTGGTATGATACCGTTTATCTTTTCGGCACTGTGTATCTCTGCAGTAGGCCGTGCTGCTATGGCCATGGTTGAAGAAGTTCGCCGCCAGTTTCGCGAGATACCAGGTATTATGGAGTACAAAGCAAAACCTGAGTACGAAAAGTGCGTGGCTATATCTACAAAAGCATCCATCCGCGAGATGGTAGCGCCAGGTTTAATTGCTTTGATCACGCCGATAGTTATTGGTTTCCTTTTCGGACCTGAAGTTTTGGGCGGCTTGCTGGCAGGTGTGACCGTTTCTGGTGTGTTAATGGGAATATTCCAGAGCAACGCAGGCGGTGCATGGGATAACGCCAAGAAATCCTTTGAAAAAGGTGTGGAAATTAATGGTGAGATCTACTACAAAAAGTCTGAACCGCACAAAGCATCAGTAACAGGTGATACCGTCGGCGATCCTTTTAAAGATACTTCCGGCCCGTCTATGAACATCCTTATTAAGCTGATGTCCATTGTGTCGCTGGTAATCGCGCCGCACCTGAACAATTTTGATAACACCAACTCACGTGTGCAAAAACAAGAGAAAGTGCAATCAATGAATGTGCATGTGATCAAAACAGATAAGAAAGTTTAA
- a CDS encoding MFS transporter, translated as MNPKRTLWILVFISVINSMGFGIIVPLLYTYGKKFGVTEQSIGLLTAAFSIAQFFATPVLGTLSDKWGRKPILAISLVGTCASFILFGFANSIIMLFVARILDGITGGNISVAQAMISDISTPEERAKNFGILSSAFGFGFVIGPAVGGLLSKLGPTVPFFFAAAIALIGALLSIFLLSETNDKKGEGTSGKFNFKSLITVLKKPVVGTAIFVGFLLTMAQFTMIIGFQTFTVDVLKISPTQIGLFYAGFGITGILMQLAVPLIKRIIPSHALILVLSTAICLGMMILTGFAKGLVLFAVGIGIYGLFNGLRNPMLNAIIADHNDDSERGEVMGINQSYASIGQTIGPISAGLVTALSVHSIFFLASLYILIAFLFSIRLKAKE; from the coding sequence ATGAACCCCAAGCGCACCCTGTGGATACTCGTATTTATATCCGTTATCAACTCAATGGGGTTCGGTATTATCGTGCCGTTACTTTATACCTACGGTAAAAAGTTTGGCGTAACGGAGCAATCCATCGGTTTACTAACGGCTGCATTCTCCATTGCCCAGTTTTTTGCTACGCCTGTGCTGGGTACGTTGTCAGATAAATGGGGACGTAAACCTATCCTGGCCATAAGCCTTGTGGGCACCTGTGCTTCGTTTATCTTGTTTGGCTTTGCAAACAGCATTATAATGCTGTTTGTAGCACGCATTCTGGACGGTATAACAGGAGGCAACATATCCGTGGCACAGGCAATGATATCTGATATATCAACTCCCGAAGAACGGGCCAAGAACTTCGGTATATTAAGTTCGGCTTTCGGCTTTGGGTTTGTGATAGGTCCTGCAGTTGGTGGCTTATTAAGTAAATTGGGTCCTACGGTTCCATTCTTTTTCGCGGCTGCAATTGCACTCATAGGTGCGCTCCTAAGTATCTTTTTGCTCAGTGAGACCAACGATAAAAAAGGCGAAGGTACATCGGGCAAATTCAATTTTAAATCACTTATAACAGTGCTGAAGAAGCCGGTGGTCGGCACTGCCATATTTGTTGGTTTTTTGCTGACAATGGCTCAATTCACCATGATCATCGGCTTTCAAACTTTTACCGTTGATGTACTAAAGATTAGCCCTACACAGATCGGACTATTTTATGCCGGATTTGGTATTACCGGTATCCTGATGCAGCTTGCAGTGCCGCTGATTAAGAGAATAATTCCGTCACATGCCCTTATTCTGGTGCTATCTACAGCTATTTGTTTAGGTATGATGATACTGACCGGATTTGCAAAAGGATTGGTGTTGTTTGCTGTAGGAATAGGTATTTATGGCTTGTTTAACGGATTAAGAAACCCTATGCTGAATGCCATTATAGCTGACCACAATGATGATAGTGAAAGGGGCGAGGTTATGGGGATCAATCAGTCTTATGCGTCGATAGGGCAGACGATTGGGCCAATAAGTGCAGGCTTGGTGACTGCCCTCTCTGTACATAGTATTTTCTTTTTAGCATCATTATATATTTTAATTGCATTTTTGTTCAGTATTCGCCTGAAAGCGAAGGAATAA
- a CDS encoding MarC family protein: MPHFIFKEILSVTMILFAIIDILGAIPVIIQLRQRAGHIESEKASIAVLVLMVSFLFLGDELLSIIGLDISSFAIAGSIVIFIIALEMVLGVNFFKEEAPESVSIVPLAFPLIAGAGTMTTLLSLKSQYQTQNIIVGIILNTMFVYLVLKNVQWLERLFGKTGLHILRKAFGVILLAIAIKLFRSNSGL, encoded by the coding sequence ATGCCACACTTCATTTTTAAAGAGATTTTATCGGTTACGATGATCCTCTTCGCTATTATTGATATACTTGGTGCGATACCTGTAATTATTCAACTACGCCAGCGGGCTGGTCACATCGAATCGGAGAAAGCAAGTATTGCCGTTCTGGTGCTTATGGTCTCCTTTCTGTTTTTAGGGGATGAACTGCTTTCCATCATTGGGCTGGATATATCTTCGTTTGCTATTGCAGGCTCCATCGTAATCTTTATTATAGCACTTGAAATGGTGTTGGGGGTGAACTTTTTTAAAGAAGAAGCTCCGGAATCAGTATCTATAGTTCCGCTGGCATTTCCGCTGATAGCTGGCGCCGGTACCATGACCACCTTGCTGTCCCTTAAGTCTCAATATCAAACGCAGAACATTATTGTAGGTATTATACTCAATACTATGTTTGTGTACCTGGTGCTAAAAAATGTGCAATGGCTGGAACGCCTCTTCGGCAAAACCGGGTTGCACATCCTCCGCAAAGCATTTGGGGTTATACTATTAGCAATTGCAATAAAGCTGTTTAGGAGTAATAGCGGGTTGTAG